The sequence CAAAGGTTTTTCAGAAAAAGATCTCACAGCCATCTTAGGCGCGCTTCAAGGCAAGGCCAGAGAACGCTTTGTTGCAGGGAGATATCCTATCTCCAAACAGGAGCAATTTAAGGGAGTGGAACCTTTACTCGAAGCTGTAAATTATAATATCCAGGATGCACAGTATGTATTAGCGGGAGATAGAACTACCTTAAAGGCCTTTGAATATTTGTGTGAGAAGTTACACAAGCTGGAAATTCCTGAGCGTCTTCAAAAACCAGCGGATCAAAAAGCATTCCTCACCGAAGCCTTGATTGGCCTGCTGGATGCGTCTTTAGATTTTGCCTTGGAAGAACAAGCCAAGCTGGAAGACGGATATTTCAAGACCGAAGAAATCAAGGTAGAAGGAAAATTCTGGACCGGCTTAACGGTGGATATTCCCTTCCATTCTTTGGCCTTGCGCGGTGGAGTGGAGGTCTTCCGTAAAGTGCTTCAAGAACGCTTCCCCAAGAGAATCAATCCTGCTCTTCTGGTGGGAAAATATATTCCCAATTTGAACGGTAAAGTTTTCTCTCTGGAAAGAAGCTACATCGAAGACATTGTAAAAAATTATGCAGACTCTCCTCTTCTAAAAGAAGTCTTATCAAATTGGGAGAATTACCAAGCCGAAGAACTCTGCAGCATTTTAGTCATCGAACTCTTGTCTTATCAGTTTGCCTCGCCTGTCCGATTTATTGAGACGATGGATCATCTCTTTAAAAACGGTGTAGAACGTATGCTGGAAATTGGCCATCAGCCTACTTTAAAAGGCTTTCTCGAAAATACCCGTAAAGCAATCTACAAAAATGCCTTTAGAGAAGGAAGAGAGATTGGTTTTGTCACAGACGAAAAAATAGCTGATTACCAACGAGAAAATGTGGGACCGATTTTATCAGAAGATCTCATCCTGCAATTCATCGAATCTGAAAAACCAAAAGAAGAAAAAGAAGAAGCGAGTGTTTCTTCCGAAACTACTCCCACTGCCACATCCCCTGCCCCTGCCGCAGCGGCAACTGAGAAAAAAGTGGTCAGCAGTGGATACAAGGCCCCGGAAGATGCAGCCCCTCGCGCCTTAGATGCCTTGAAGCTCCTCACGATGGTTGCCTTCAAAAAGAAATTCGCTGACATCAAAGACGATGCGACCATTGAAGAAGTGGCCGCAGGAGATTCTGCCCCAGCCAATGAACTCGTCACCAACGCCAAAAATGAATTTGGAGGAGTCAACTTTGCCGGTAAGGGAAGTGTGAAGTTTAGTGATCTGGCGACGATGGTCACGAACTACAAAAAGATTGGCCCCAAGGTAAATGAATTGCTTACCCAAAATGTGGCCTCCAAATTACCCGGTGGTTTCAGTGTTTCGAAACTGCGTGAGTATCTGAAAAGTGAGTGGGCCTTAGGAGAAGGCCGCAGCGAAGGGGTATTGATTTTCGCTCTGGTCTCTGCCCCAGAAAAACGTTTTGAAGATGAAACGGCCGCTAAGGTTTGGATTGATAGAGTGGTTCAAGAATATGCTACTGCTCAAAAAATCGAACTCGTGAAACCTAAAGATTTGGTACAAGCCGGCGGCGAGGGTGGAAACGCCGTGGATGAGGCGGTACTGAACGAATACAAAGCCAGAGGAGAAGCCCACATTAAAGAAATGATGGCGGCCCACCTTCACTTTTTGGGAGAAGATCCACAGGCTGCGGAAAAAGCCATACAAATGGAAAGACAGTTGCGAAACGATCTTGAGAAAGAACTGGACGCCATCCGCAAAGAACATGGCCAGGAATATCTGGATGGCATTCGCGGAGTATTCTCAGGCAAGAAATTCAGAAATTATAATGCTGCTTGGGCCTGGGGAAGACAAGACGCCCTCATTTTATTCCACGATCTGATGAATCGTCGCCTGACCCTCGAAGACGATGCAATCTTTGAAAAGGCATTTCATCTGCTCAATCGGGCAACACCCGAATTGCTCAAGCAAATCAACTTCCATGCAGAAACCGCCCAAAAAGCCAAACGCAAAGAGGTGGCTGAATTCTTTGCCGATATGGCGGCAAAAATCCAAACCCGCCTCGACACCAAAACCTCACCCCGCACACAAATGCTGGAAGGCTCCAAAGCTCCTCGCACCACCTTTAAAGAAGATGGCAGCATGGAGTTTAAAGAGGTTGCTCGCGAAGGAATTAAAACGGGCGTCGATTATGTGAACGAAATGGAACGAGGAGGCCAGGTAGAAGTCACTCGTGAAAATGATGAGAATAAACGAACTTTGCTGCAAGGCTTCCTAAGAACACAGAAAAAACTAGTTAAAGGCTTTAGAGATGCTTTAACACAAGACCTGGATGTTCGAAGATTATTAAACTCAGCTCTTAATGCAGTACGGGAGATCAGCGGCAGCCTGAACGGTAAAAAATCGGTCGCCTATCTGAGAGCCGTAGAAATTGATTCTCCTAAAGAAACGAACCTGGAACAAACCCAAGCCTACTTTGAAACCTTGCATGACATGGCCAAGAATGGGCTTTCGTTAAAAGGTAAAGTGGCTTTGGTCACCGGTGCAGGCCCCGATTCTATTGGGCTGGCCATGATAGAAGACCTGCTACGAGCCGGTGCCACCGTCATCTGCACTACCTCTACCTTTAGCAAAGAACGGACTGATTTCTACCGCCGCATTTACAAAAATTTTGGCGCATTGGAAGGAGAACTCATTGTTCTTCCCTTCAATCAAGGCTCTGTCGCCGACGTGAATGGCCTGGTCGATTACATCTACAGCCCTACAGACGCCAAAGAAGGCCGCGCTAAAGGGTTGGGTATGGATATCGATTTCATCATCCCCTTTGCGGCCATGGAAGAACGCGGCAAAAAGATTTCCAATTTGGATAACAAATCGGAACTCTCCCACCGCATCATGCTCACCAATACCTTGCGATTGATTGGCGCCGTTCGAAATAAAAAGGTGGAGAAAAATATCCTCAACCGCCCTGCACATGTGGTGGTGCCTTTATCTCCCAATGATGGAGAATTTGGTGGCGATGGTTTGTATGCCGAATCCAAGTTGGGATTAAGATCGCTCTTGAAGAAAATCGGGTCCGAAGATCACAGCAATTATTTGAGTATATCGGGTGCCATCATTGGTTGGACGCGCACACGCCTCATGAGAGAAAATAATGCCGTCGCCGAAGAAATGGAAAAACGTGGTGTGAGGACTTTCAGTCCTCGCGAAATGGCCTTCAATCTGTTGGCCTTGTTACATCCTCGCATGATTCGCGAAGCCCAAAAACGTGCCCTGTTACTGAACTTAAATGGCGGCTTTGAAGAAATTCCAGAATTGGCAAACTTGAATCGGAGTTTAGGCAAAGAAATTTTGGAGAGAAAAACTCTAAAAGAAGCCCTCTTCAAAGAAAATGCACGCGAACTCGAAGCCCTGGGACGCACGGAGACAAAAGCCCGCGAAAGTAGTGCCAAAGCCAACTTTAACTTTGGCTTCCCGGCCCTGCCTTCTCTGGAAAGACTGCAAGAATTGAAACGTCTGCAAGGCATGCACGACCTTTCTAAAGTAACCGTCGCAGTAGGATTTGGCGAAGTGAGCCCTTGGGGGAATGCGCGTACGCGTTGGGAGATGGAAAGTACCGGTGAATTTTCAATGGAAGGCTGCATTGAGATGGCCTGGATCATCGGCAAAATCAAGTACCACAATGGCCCCCTGGAAATTGAAGGAAAGATGCAAAACTACGCCGGCTGGATCGACATCAAGACCAAAGCCCCCGTGGCGGCTCATGAAGTGAAAGCAAAATATGAAAAGGAAATATTGGAACATTCGGGCATACGCATCGTGGAACCCGAACTGGTGCATGGTTATGATCCCAGTAAAAAGATGTTCCTCCGCGAAGTAGCCCTGACCGAGGATTTAAACAATATTGAGGTAGCCAACGAAGCGGAAGCCGATAATTTTATTCTTCAGCATGGAAAAGACAAAGCCATTAAACAACAAAGAAACGGGACCTGGTTTGTCACTCTAAAAGCAGGGGCGGTGATCCGTGTGGCAAGGGCCATGAAGTTCAACCGCTTTGTTGCCGGACAAATTCCCACGGGATTTGATCCTACTCGTTACGGGATTCCAGAAGACTTCGCCAAAAAAGTGGATCCCACTACCCTCTATACCCTCATCTCTACCGCAGAGGCGTTGATTTCTGCGGGTGTCACTGATCCTTACGAATTCTATCAATACATTCACAACTCCAAATTGGGAAACACCATTGGAGGAGGAATGGGTGGAATGAACAGTATTCGTTTGAGTTTCAGAGAGCGTTTGTTGGAAGCTCAGGTCCAAAGCAATATCCTTCAGGAACAATTAATCAACGTCATCCCCGCCTGGGTAAATATGATGCTGCTCTCGGCCTCTGGCCCCGTCATTACCCCCGTGGGAGCTTGTGCCACAGCCGCGGCTTCCATTGAAGCCGGTGCAGGACTGATTGAACAAGGCAAAGCAAAAATCGTCATGGTGGGCGGTGCGGATGATTTTGGTGAAGAAGGTTCTTACGAGTTTGCAAACATGCAAGCCACCAACAATTCTGAAGAAGATATTGCCGCAGGGCGCGTACCCGCTGAACATTGTCGCCCAGCTACCGATACCCGGGCAGGCTTCCTCGAGTCTCAAGGTGCCGGTGTCCAAATTTTGATGTCTGCTGATATGGCCATTCTCATGGGACTTCCTATTTACGGCATTGTGGCTCTCACTCATACCGCGATGGATGGTCAGGGCTCTTCTGTCCCTGCACCGGGCCAGGGAATTTTGACTTCCGCTCAAGAAATAAAAAGCGCTTGGCGAGAAAATGATTTACTCGATTTTAATACTCGGCGTCGTGAGGTGCAAAGCCGAGTGAACAAGATTAGAGCCAGTGAACGCAGGCAAATCGATAAAATGAACCGCACTGCCACTGAACTAAGAGCAAGTGCTGGTGAAAGTGCAGCCCAGGCCTTTATCTGGGGAGAATCGGCAAGAATCGCCATCGACACACAAGCCGATATCAGTATGGTGCATCAAAAGTATGGTCAGGGTTTCTGGCGAACGCACAACGCAGCCATTGAACAACTCATCAACAATAATGAAGGCAGATTCAGTGATGAGGTAAAAGCAGAAGCCTGGAAACATTATATCTCTCCCTTGAGAGGCGCTTTGGCGGTTTGGGGACTTACCCCCGATGACATCGAATTTGCGTCGTTCCATGGAACCTCCACCAACGCAAACGATTACAACGAAAGCCAGGTCAACGATAAACAACAACTTCATCTGGAAAGAAGCACTGGAAATCCCTTGCTCACCATCTGGCAAAAATGGCTTACCGGACATCCTAAAGGCGCTGCCGCTGCCTTTATGGCCAATGGTGCCTTGCAAGCCATGCAGACAGGCATTGTCCCAGGAAATCAAAACCTGGATAACGTGGACCCTGCCCTGCGTAAAAATGAAAACCTGGTCTTCCTGGATAGCAGCGTCAATCATGGTCGATCGCTTAAAGCAGGCCTACTCAAGAGCTTTGGCTTCGGCCAGGCCGGCGGAGAAGTATTACTCATTAACCCGGAATATCTCTTTGCCTCTCTGGAACGACCTGTTTTTGATCGATATTCTCAAGATAGAAATAAACGCCTCAACGCAGCTCATCAATTTAACATGAACACTCTGCTCGGAAGACAAAATTTAATTAACTTTAAGTCTGCTCCTCCCTATCTTCCTGAAGATCGGGATCGAGTTTTCACCGATCCTTCCGCAAGGGCAAGATGGAGTGAAAAGTTTAAATGCTGGATTTATCATTCGGATGATACAGAGGAAGCACGACGTAAAAAGGCCGCAAAAGCCGCGGATGCTGCTGCTCCTGTCTCTGCTTAAAAAAATAAATGGACTTCAGCCAGAGGAATTAGCCTCTGGCTGATCCCCTATGCTTCTCGTTTTATGAAATCCGATTTAGAAAAACTGCTTTATAATTCAAGTCTAGCACTCAGCGGAACTTCGTTTGGAATTGGAGTAGACGTAGAAATTTTGGAAGGGTGGAAAGATCGTCTTCAAAATCAAGATTTTTTAAAGGCAAATTTCAGCCCTCAAGAAATCGAATATTGTCAAACCACCCATCATCCCCAGCAAAGCCTTTTAGGCCGCTGGTGCGCGAAAGAAGCGGTTT comes from Deltaproteobacteria bacterium and encodes:
- a CDS encoding holo-ACP synthase yields the protein MKSDLEKLLYNSSLALSGTSFGIGVDVEILEGWKDRLQNQDFLKANFSPQEIEYCQTTHHPQQSLLGRWCAKEAVLKAMSSFKPHEAIVRGFGQDLSEVEIIPSAVKTPLCILHGKLEQRRIERGIQQIKISISHSEQYAIAVAICL